Within Desulfobacter sp., the genomic segment GTGCTTTTTAACGCGGTCCGTTCAGGCAAGCTGGCCTTTTCAGACCTGGAAAAAGATGTGCTGCCCATTGTCGCCGCACTGAACAACACCGCTCTGGAAGCGGCCATGGAATTTGAGCTTCATTCCTGCACAGACGTGACCGGTTTCGGCATCCTGGGCCATCTCATGGAAATGGCCAACGGATCCGGCTGCCGCTTTGAGGTGGACTTCACGGCTCTGCCCTTCTATCCCCATGCCCGGGCCATGTATGCCAGGGGAGAGACCACCGGTTCCAACAAGCCCAACCAGGCCATGGTCAACGCCCATGACCTGGTTATAACCCGCAGCCTCACCAGGGAGGAAGAAGGGCTGATCTTTGATCCCCAGACCTCTGGGGGCCTGGTATTTGCCCTGCCCGCATCCCAGGCCGATGGCCTGGTCTCCCGTTTAAAAGACAAGGGCCTGGCCTGGGCCGCCCGCATTGGCAATGTCACCGGTGACGCGCCGGGAATTACCCTAAATTAACCATCTATAACCTGACTATTTAAGGAAAATAAAATGACGGAAAATACTTACGGCTGGGACGCCTCAATGGGCATCCCCCTTTATGACAAAATCCGCCAGGACATGAAAACCGCAATGAAAAACAAGGACACCGGGGTGAAGGACACCATGCGCCTGATCATGGGCGCCTTTCCCAGCCTCACGGTTCCCATTACCCTGGAAAGCGGTAAAAAGAGCACCCGGGCCAAACAGCCGGATGAAATCACCGATGAGGATATCCAGGATATCATCAGGAAATTCGTCAAATCCGAACTCCAGGTCCTGGAACTTAAAAACGAAACCACCTCGGACTACCTGGAACTGCTCAATACCTACCTGCCCAAAATGGCAACGGAAGAAGAGGTCCGGGAGTGGATCGGCGCTAACCTGGATCTATCCCAGTTTAAAAGCCCCATGCAGGCCATGGGCACCGTGATGAAGCATTATGGGAAGCTGGCCGACGGCCGGATGGTACAGGAAATTCTGAAATCCATGTAACGTTACCGTTACCTTTTTTCTTCCGGTTACCGGGCGTTACCTTTATCTGGTGTGCCTTGCCCGGTAACCGTTTATCCGGCCAGATTCCCTGCAGTTCGCTTTAAAATCTGATTTTTTCTTAACCCGGCATTTATTTTGCTAAGCTTTTTCACCATAGCTGAAATAATGCACCAACCCCATCAAGGAGAATAGGATTATGTGGAAACTGCTTCAGAAAATCAGCAAAAATTTAACCCTTGCCATTCCCGTAATGATGCTTTCGGGATTTGTCTTCGGCATTATATTTGATGCCGCCTTTCTCAAAACCCTGATTATCCCGTTTACCTTTCTCATGGTGTATCCCATGATGGTCACCCTCAATATCCAGAAGGTTTTTGAGGGCGGGGACGTCAAGGCACAGGTTCTCACCCAGGTCATCAACTTCGGCATCGTCCCCTTTCTGGCCTGGGCCGTGGGCCTGTTGTTTTTCAGGGACAATCCATACATGGCCCTGGGGCTGCTGCTGGCCGGCCTTGTCCCCACCTCGGGCATGACCATTTCCTGGACCGGATTTGCCAAGGGCAACCTGGCGGCAGCCGTTAAAATGACCGTGATCGGCCTGACCCTGGGCTCCGTCGCCACCCCATTTTACGTCCAGCTGTTAATGGGCACGGCCATTGAAATCAACTTTGCCAAAATATTCCAGCAGATCGTGGTGATTGTGTTCATCCCCATGGCCGCCGGCTATATCACCCGCCGCCACCTGGTGAAACGCCACGGCCAAAAGGGGTTCAAACAGGCTGTGGCCCCTAAATTCCCGCCCCTGTCCACCCTGGGCGTGGTGGGCATCGTTTTCATTGCCATGGCCCTGAAAGCCAAAGCCATTGCCGGGGCACCCGGGATGCTGCTTTACATCCTCATCCCGCTGGTCCTGATCTATGCCTTTAACTTCACCCTTTCCAGCCTTGTGGGCAAATATTTTCTGCCCCGGGGGGATGCCATCGCCCTGGTTTACGGTTCGGTCATGCGCAACCTTTCCATTGCCCTGGCCATCGCCATCAATGCCTTTGGCAAAGAGGGGGCCTCTGCCGCGCTGGTCGTGGCCATCGCCTATATCATCCAGGTCCAGTCAGCGGCCTGGTACGTAAAATTTACGGACAAAATCTTCGGTCCTGCCAGAATTGATAAAGAAAAAGAACCGGCAGAAAAAGCGGTGGCGGCTGCCCAACAACCGGCCACCGGACCGATGGTGGCGCAGATCCAAAAAATACTCTTTGCCACGGATCTATCCCCCACGGCCAAGTTTGCGGCCCGCTACGCCTGCAGCCTGGGCAACAAGTACGAGGCCAAGGTCTGGGCCGTCCACGTGGTGCCGGATGTGCTTGAAGAATACTCCGAACAGGCCGGCATCAATGTGCCCGGCCGCCGGGAAAAAGAAGCGGAATTCAACAGGGACGCCGTGGAAACCGCCCAAAGGACCCTTACGGAACGGATGAAGGAAACCTCCAGGGCCGTTCTCCGGGAGATCCCCTATTGTCCCCTCTCCCCGGACCGGGTCATCGTCAAAACCGGCGACCCCGTGGAAAAAATCGCGGAAATAGCGGCCCAGGACAATTTTGATTTAATCATCATGGGCACCCACGGCCGGCAGGGCATGGAAGACATCCTGCTGGGCTCCACGGCCCAGGGCGTCATCCACACATCGCAGGTGCCGGTGCTGGTGGCCCGGCCCCCCGCCTGACCATAGCCTGACCATGGCCTGACCATGGCCTGGACAGCCCCGGGTCAAGGCCCCGGCGCTTTCATGACCGGGGCCTTATCCCACGGATACGCATTCAGCCGAAAACAGCCGTGGTCTGCTGGCTGAACACCGCCGGCCGGCCTTCGGGATCCCAGATAATGCTGCGTTCATTGGCATATCCCTTTTCGGCGCTGTCAACGGTGCAGTGATAGGCCCACCATTGGTTTTCAGAGCAGGTTGACCGGTCCAGATGAACAAATTCCAATGCCCAGGTCAGCGTGCTGGCCGCAGCCGGTTCTCTCAATTTGGATAACACAGGGCTCGGCCAGGCATCGGCCAGGGCGATCAACCATTCTTCGGTAAGACAATCCGTTTCTTCGCAAAAATTAATCCATCCCCCTATTTCCCTGCCGCCCCGGCCGGAAAAAGGCAGTTCTCCCATTGCCCATCGATAGTTGAAATGCCGGGTAAAGGCGGGGGTCATGCCTTCGATATAGGGAAGCTCAATGGCCTTGGAAGGGGCAGGCATCTCAGGACGTCCAACAGGAGCCATCCGGATCTTTGACTCGCGATCACCACCAAAGC encodes:
- a CDS encoding thioesterase family protein — encoded protein: MPDTDFATLMDKVHTRGTREELRVPEEWMQGRTAYGGLVAAMALKSMRVHLPRERKVRSLLFSFVGPVDAAPFFFHTQVLRSGKSVTTIEAKLVQKDQVRCTAVGSFGGDRESKIRMAPVGRPEMPAPSKAIELPYIEGMTPAFTRHFNYRWAMGELPFSGRGGREIGGWINFCEETDCLTEEWLIALADAWPSPVLSKLREPAAASTLTWALEFVHLDRSTCSENQWWAYHCTVDSAEKGYANERSIIWDPEGRPAVFSQQTTAVFG
- the selD gene encoding selenide, water dikinase SelD — encoded protein: MGPQVLADTLKGFPAPSDPDLLVGYDTADDAAVYKVAPDLAMINTIDFITPPVDDPYWFGQVAAANAVSDIYSMGGRPLTALNVVMFPSKILDTGILREMLQGGHDKVKEAGAVLAGGHSVDDEEPKYGLCVNGVVHPDKILSNAGAKPGDGLVLTKPLGSGVLFNAVRSGKLAFSDLEKDVLPIVAALNNTALEAAMEFELHSCTDVTGFGILGHLMEMANGSGCRFEVDFTALPFYPHARAMYARGETTGSNKPNQAMVNAHDLVITRSLTREEEGLIFDPQTSGGLVFALPASQADGLVSRLKDKGLAWAARIGNVTGDAPGITLN
- a CDS encoding universal stress protein, whose product is MWKLLQKISKNLTLAIPVMMLSGFVFGIIFDAAFLKTLIIPFTFLMVYPMMVTLNIQKVFEGGDVKAQVLTQVINFGIVPFLAWAVGLLFFRDNPYMALGLLLAGLVPTSGMTISWTGFAKGNLAAAVKMTVIGLTLGSVATPFYVQLLMGTAIEINFAKIFQQIVVIVFIPMAAGYITRRHLVKRHGQKGFKQAVAPKFPPLSTLGVVGIVFIAMALKAKAIAGAPGMLLYILIPLVLIYAFNFTLSSLVGKYFLPRGDAIALVYGSVMRNLSIALAIAINAFGKEGASAALVVAIAYIIQVQSAAWYVKFTDKIFGPARIDKEKEPAEKAVAAAQQPATGPMVAQIQKILFATDLSPTAKFAARYACSLGNKYEAKVWAVHVVPDVLEEYSEQAGINVPGRREKEAEFNRDAVETAQRTLTERMKETSRAVLREIPYCPLSPDRVIVKTGDPVEKIAEIAAQDNFDLIIMGTHGRQGMEDILLGSTAQGVIHTSQVPVLVARPPA
- a CDS encoding GatB/YqeY domain-containing protein — protein: MTENTYGWDASMGIPLYDKIRQDMKTAMKNKDTGVKDTMRLIMGAFPSLTVPITLESGKKSTRAKQPDEITDEDIQDIIRKFVKSELQVLELKNETTSDYLELLNTYLPKMATEEEVREWIGANLDLSQFKSPMQAMGTVMKHYGKLADGRMVQEILKSM